The following proteins are co-located in the Vigna angularis cultivar LongXiaoDou No.4 chromosome 2, ASM1680809v1, whole genome shotgun sequence genome:
- the LOC108328965 gene encoding protein ACTIVITY OF BC1 COMPLEX KINASE 3, chloroplastic, which produces MATVAQPCPSWTSGSVPLSKRLTRRRFRGRINSLTRLTPQAALVQAPPPPSAPRDNSSIQVLTLSRANDLQAEARAMTRAANASVYNPQLIASMYGSQPAKVVRRTLQIVVALGSFGLKLLLDQRNGALDKNRRVRASELKNIFTKLGPTFVKLGQGLSTRPDICPPEYLEELSELQDGLPTFPDEEAFACIERELGLSLDSIFSSISPSPIAAASLGQVYKAQLKYSGRLVAVKVQRPGIEEAIGLDFYLIRGLGFFINKYVDIITSDVVALIDEFARRVFQELNYVQEGQNARRFKKLYADKEDICVPDVFWDYTSAKVLTMEWVDGVKLNEQEAIERQGLKVLDLVNTGIQCSLRQLLEYGYFHADPHPGNLLATPEGKLAFLDFGMMSETPEEARSAIIGHVVHLVNRDYEAMARDYYALDFLSPDVDVSPIVPALRDFFDDALNYTVSELNFKTLVDGLGNVLYQFPFNVPAYYALILRSLTVLEGLALYADPNFKVLAASYPYFAKRLLTDPNPYLRDALIELLFQDGRFRWGRLENLLVQGRMDRDFSAKEALQPVLKVLLSPDGEELRTLVIKEAVQVTEAFTLSTISDTYKSVPDFMKTLVFNGNANGPIIMSEVETQNMIELRDQVFRIWGLLQSSNDFDPDLLLPILQVLQQPEARRLGERVMGGITQRLAARFLQQILRVPTPST; this is translated from the exons ATGGCAACGGTGGCGCAGCCGTGTCCTTCATGGACGAGCGGTTCTGTTCCGCTCTCCAAGCGCCTCACACGACGACGTTTCAGGGGCAGAATCAACTCTCTCACGCGCCTCACCCCACAAGCTGCTCTGGTCCAAGCACCTCCTCCACCTTCCGCGCCCAGAGACAATAGCTCCATTCAGGTCCTCACCCTGTCACGTGCCAATGACTTGCAAGCCGAGGCCAGAGCCATGACACGCGCGGCCAATGCGTCTGTCTACAACCCGCAACTAATAGCGTCCATGTATGGCTCCCAGCCCGCTAAG GTGGTGCGGAGGACCCTTCAGATTGTAGTTGCGTTGGGTTCGTTTGGGCTGAAGCTGTTGCTGGACCAGAGGAATGGAGCGCTTGATAAGAATAGAAGAGTTCGTGCGTCTGAGCTTAAGAACATATTTACGAAGCTGGGCCCCACTTTTGTGAAATTGGGTCAGGGATTGTCCACAAGGCCTGACATATGCCCACCGGAGTATTTGGAAGAGCTTTCTGAGCTTCAA GATGGTTTACCTACATTTCCTGATGAGGAGGCCTTTGCATGCATTGAGAGGGAATTGGGTCTATCTCTTGACTCCATATTCTCTTCTATATCACCATCACCCATAGCAGCAGCCAGTTTGGGACAAGTTTATAAAGCTCAGTTGAAGTATTCAGGAAGACTTGTCGCTGTGAAGGTGCAACGCCCTGGTATTGAGGAAGCAATAGGATTGGACTTCTACCTGATAAGAGGTCTTGggtttttcattaataaatatgttGACATAATCACTAGTGATGTTGTTGCGCTTATTGATGAATTTGCACGTAGAGTATTTCAGGAGCTCAACTATGTGCAG GAGGGACAAAATGCAAGGAGGTTCAAAAAATTGTATGCTGACAAGGAAGATATCTGTGTCCCTGATGTTTTCTGGGATTATACTAGTGCCAAAGTACTGACGATGGAGTGGGTTGATGGAGTCAAACTAAACGAGCAGGAAGCTATTGAGAGACAAGGATTAAAAGTGTTGGATCTGGTTAATACAGGCATTCAGTGCAGTCTCAGACAGCTACTTGAGTATGGATATTTCCATGCAGATCCACATCCTGGGAACCTTTTAGCAACACCGGAGGGAAAGCTTGCTTTTCTTGATTTTGGGATGATGAGTGAAACTCCGGAAGAAGCAAGATCTGCCATAATTGGCCATGTTGTTCACTTGGTTAACCGAGACTATGAAGCTATGGCTCGTGACTACTATGCTCTTGATTTCCTGTCACCTGATGTTGATGTATCACCAATTGTACCAGCACTACGAgacttttttgatgatgcacttAATTATACTGTGAGTGAACTTAACTTCAAGACACTGGTGGATGGTCTGGGAAACGTTTTGTATCAATTTCCATTTAATG TCCCAGCCTACTATGCTTTAATATTGAGGTCCCTCACTGTCTTAGAAGGTTTAGCACTTTATGCTGATCCCAATTTTAAGGTTCTTGCGGCATCATACCCATATTTTGCTAAGCGGCTGTTGACAGACCCAAACCCCTATCTAAGAGATGCTCTTATAGAGTTGCTTTTCCAGGATGGCAGATTCAG GTGGGGTAGACTTGAAAACCTGCTAGTCCAGGGGAGAATGGACAGGGATTTTTCTGCAAAAGAGGCTTTACAACCTGTCCTGAAGGTATTGTTGAGTCCAGATGGTGAAGAACTCAGGACCCTTGTTATTAAAGAAGCTGTTCAAGTGACTGAAGCTTTTACACTTAGCACAATTTCTGATACATACAAGTCAGTTCCTGATTTTATGAAGACTCTTGTTTTCAATGGCAATGCAAATGGACCCATTATAATGTCCGAAGTTGAAACACAAAACATGATAGAGCTTAGAGATCAAGTATTCAGGATATGGGGACTTTTGCAATCATCTAATGATTTTGATCCAGATCTTTTACTACCTATACTACAG GTTCTTCAGCAACCTGAGGCACGCAGACTTGGGGAACGTGTTATGGGGGGGATCACTCAACGTCTTGCAGCACGCTTTCTGCAACAAATACTTCGAGTTCCAACACCTTCCACATAG
- the LOC108328966 gene encoding protein GRAVITROPIC IN THE LIGHT 1, which produces MPEMDGSSAKPPQISEMFQKFALAFKTKTFEFFSDENASPLDDIDGFSLLDSTEEIIPDQKVVVIKPDPDPSHNFSPPPRSPPPQSPPESQNPPPRSPPLQSPLESRIPPPQITPPAPKSPEPEKAPALTEAQIKETAHALISSVFAAVSAFEASYFQLQSAHVPFVEEQVTSADKVLVSHLQRLSELKKFYLAPEHRGFPFGSCLEAEVEENQSKLRTLGTVSNRLQWELEQKHDEVVALRAKLDEFHRGNVNLSKKLCASALNPSSDVLLTVKVFDLLLHDASRATHRFTKILIGLMRKAGWDLGLAANAVHPNVDYAKKGHNQYALLSYVCLGMFHGFDSLDFGMKETVSNEHVCSDVDKRDSCLKQLLEHVSSNPMDLLGIHPGCEFSRFCEHKYERLIHPSMESSIFVNLEEKEAVLNSWRSLSMFYEAFVGMASAVWTLHKLSYTFEPAVEIFQVERGVEFSMIYMEDVTKRLTWPNKGRAKVGFTVLPGFKIGTVVIQSQVYIGTFRCTDKSNQSSS; this is translated from the coding sequence ATGCCTGAAATGGATGGTTCCTCTGCCAAACCCCCACAAATCTCAGAAATGTTCCAGAAATTCGCCCTCGCTTTCAAGACCAAAACCTTTGAATTCTTCTCCGACGAAAACGCTTCTCCCCTTGACGACATCGACGGTTTCTCTCTCCTTGACTCCACCGAAGAGATCATCCCCGACCAAAAAGTCGTCGTCATCAAGCCCGACCCCGATCCCTCCCACAATTTTTCTCCGCCGCCGCGCTCCCCGCCTCCACAATCCCCGCCGGAATCTCAAAATCCGCCGCCGCGATCTCCGCCTTTACAATCCCCGCTGGAATCTCGAATCCCCCCGCCGCAGATCACTCCTCCGGCCCCCAAATCTCCCGAGCCCGAAAAGGCGCCGGCGTTAACCGAAGCTCAGATCAAAGAAACGGCACACGCCCTGATCTCTTCGGTCTTCGCTGCCGTCTCCGCCTTCGAAGCTTCCTACTTCCAGCTCCAGAGCGCGCACGTGCCGTTCGTGGAGGAGCAAGTAACGAGTGCAGACAAGGTGTTGGTTTCGCATCTGCAGAGGCTGTCGGAGCTGAAGAAATTTTACCTCGCTCCCGAACATCGTGGATTTCCATTCGGTTCGTGTTTGGAAGCTGAAGTGGAGGAGAATCAGAGCAAATTGAGAACCCTCGGCACCGTCTCGAACCGCTTGCAATGGGAGCTGGAGCAGAAGCATGACGAGGTGGTAGCCCTAAGAGCCAAACTGGACGAGTTTCACAGGGGTAACGTGAATTTGTCTAAGAAGCTTTGTGCTAGCGCTTTGAACCCCTCTTCTGATGTTTTGTTAACTGTTAAGGTGTTCGATTTATTGCTGCACGATGCTTCTAGAGCGACACATCGGTTTACCAAGATTTTAATCGGTTTGATGAGGAAAGCAGGGTGGGATTTGGGCTTAGCGGCCAATGCTGTTCATCCCAATGTTGATTATGCCAAGAAAGGTCACAACCAGTACGCGCTTCTGTCCTACGTTTGTTTAGGGATGTTTCATGGTTTTGACTCCTTAGATTTTGGAATGAAAGAAACAGTGTCCAACGAACACGTTTGTTCGGATGTGGACAAAAGAGACAGTTGTTTGAAGCAACTGCTTGAGCATGTGTCTAGCAATCCCATGGATTTGTTGGGTATTCACCCTGGTTGTGAGTTTTCGCGGTTCTGTGAGCACAAGTATGAGAGGCTCATCCATCCATCGATGGAGTCGTCCATTTTTGTCAATTTGGAGGAGAAGGAGGCTGTGTTGAACTCGTGGCGGTCCTTGAGTATGTTTTATGAGGCGTTTGTTGGAATGGCCAGTGCCGTTTGGACACTGCATAAGTTGTCCTACACGTTTGAACCCGCAGTCGAGATTTTTCAAGTGGAAAGAGGAGTGGAGTTTTCTATGATATACATGGAAGATGTAACAAAGAGGTTGACCTGGCCAAACAAGGGAAGGGCCAAGGTGGGATTCACTGTGCTTCCTGGTTTTAAAATTGGCACGGTAGTTATTCAATCGCAGGTTTATATAGGTACTTTCAGATGTACAGACAAGTCTAACCAGAGTTCTTCTTGA